The following nucleotide sequence is from Candidatus Marinarcus aquaticus.
AAACACGAGCAAGAAGATTTTTTGAGCCAATGACTGAAAAGCGAAAGAAACAAAAAATCAATGCTAAGAAGAAAATGCTTAAAAGATTGTACATGCTTAGAAGATACGAGTCACGACTCTAAGATTCTCTATTTGCACACAAGAAGGTCCGTTTTTTTAATGGGCCTTTTTTTATTTATAACACACTAAAACCAATTTGG
It contains:
- the rpsU gene encoding 30S ribosomal protein S21, translated to MPGIKVKDSESFDEAYRRFKKQCDRNLIVTETRARRFFEPMTEKRKKQKINAKKKMLKRLYMLRRYESRL